In Gemmatimonadetes bacterium T265, one DNA window encodes the following:
- the aroC gene encoding chorismate synthase, whose amino-acid sequence MPHLRFTTAGESHGQALVALVEGVPAGLPLLAADVDAELARRQQGYGRGRRMQIERDHIEFLAGVRAGETTGAPIAMLVRNADWRNWDAIMDPAPRPEDADDAGRPALRARAVTRVRPGHADLVGLLKYDRTDARDILERASARETTARVAAGAVCKRLLAECGVRVASHLVHLGGLDAAAPATWPVDINAVADQSPLRTLDPDAEQAMIARVDEAKAAGDTLGGICEVVVQGLPVGLGAHVSWDRKLDGRLAQALMSIPAVKGVEIGLGFDAARHPGSAVHDSIVQQHATSGGNGTPRRASNRAGGLEGGITTGEPLVLRVAMKPISTLMRPLGTIDVRTGEPAAASVERSDVTAVPAVGVIAEAMTAFVLAQALLEKCGGDSLGELRRNLDGYLAHVATRVPAVSAAPVAPERTPVDA is encoded by the coding sequence ATGCCTCACCTCCGCTTCACCACCGCCGGCGAATCCCACGGCCAGGCCCTCGTGGCGCTCGTCGAAGGGGTCCCCGCAGGCCTGCCGCTCCTCGCGGCCGACGTGGACGCGGAGCTCGCCCGCCGCCAGCAGGGCTACGGCCGCGGCCGCCGCATGCAGATCGAACGCGATCACATCGAGTTCCTCGCCGGAGTCCGCGCTGGCGAAACGACCGGCGCCCCGATCGCCATGCTCGTCCGCAACGCCGACTGGCGCAACTGGGACGCGATCATGGACCCGGCCCCCCGCCCGGAAGACGCCGACGACGCAGGCCGGCCCGCGCTCCGCGCCCGCGCCGTCACCCGCGTCCGCCCAGGCCACGCCGACCTCGTCGGCCTGCTCAAGTACGACCGCACCGACGCTCGCGACATCCTCGAACGCGCCTCCGCCCGCGAAACGACGGCCCGCGTCGCCGCCGGCGCTGTTTGCAAACGCCTCCTCGCCGAATGCGGCGTCCGCGTCGCCAGCCACCTCGTCCACCTCGGCGGTCTCGACGCGGCGGCACCGGCCACCTGGCCCGTCGACATCAACGCGGTCGCCGACCAGTCCCCGCTCCGCACCCTCGACCCCGACGCCGAACAGGCGATGATCGCCCGCGTCGACGAGGCCAAAGCCGCCGGCGACACGCTCGGTGGCATCTGCGAGGTCGTCGTTCAGGGCCTCCCCGTCGGACTCGGCGCCCATGTCAGTTGGGACCGCAAGCTCGACGGCCGCCTCGCGCAAGCCCTCATGTCGATCCCGGCCGTCAAGGGCGTCGAGATCGGACTCGGCTTCGACGCCGCCCGCCACCCGGGCTCCGCGGTCCACGACTCGATCGTCCAGCAACACGCCACGTCGGGCGGCAACGGCACCCCCCGCCGCGCCAGCAATCGCGCCGGTGGACTTGAGGGCGGCATCACCACCGGCGAGCCACTCGTCCTCCGCGTCGCGATGAAGCCGATCAGCACCCTCATGCGCCCGCTCGGCACGATCGACGTCCGCACCGGCGAGCCCGCGGCCGCCTCGGTCGAACGCAGCGACGTCACCGCCGTCCCCGCCGTGGGCGTGATCGCCGAAGCGATGACGGCCTTCGTCCTCGCCCAGGCCCTCCTCGAAAAGTGCGGCGGCGACTCACTCGGCGAACTCCGCCGCAACCTCGACGGCTACCTCGCCCACGTCGCCACGCGCGTCCCCGCGGTGTCGGCCGCACCCGTGGCGCCCGAACGCACCCCGGTCGATGCGTGA